From the genome of Gryllotalpicola protaetiae:
CGCGTACGCCGCCATCGAGGCGAAGAACACGGTGAGGAATGCCGTGATCACCGAGGTGATGCCGCTCGCCAGGTACCAGTTCCAGATGTCGCCTGCGTGGAAGAACGACGCGAACGAGTGCAGCGTCGGGTTCCAGTTCGCGAGGATCGCCTGCGCCCCGAGCGCCGCGACGCCGTTGTCGGTGAACGAGGTCTTGAGCGCGAACAGGCTCGGGATCAGCCAGATGATCGCGAACACGATCAGCACGATGATCGAGACGATCTGGAACGTCTTCCCGCTCGTGCCGATGCGCGCGCCGGTCTGGTGCGGTGCCGCGCCCGAGATGTAGCGCTGGCGCCTGGGGGGCCGAACTGCGGTCGTGGTCATCTCACGCCTCCCTTCTGGCTGCAGCCCGGTCGAACAGCTGCCGGATGACGGCGACAGCCACGATGAGGATGAAGAGCAGGACAGAGGCTGCGGATGCCGCGCCCACCCGGTTGTCGGTGAAGGCCGTCCCCGTGATGAGCCCCAGCGCGACCTGCGTCGAGATGCCCGGCCCGCCGCTCGTCATGAGGTACACCTGGTCGAAGATCTTCAGGCTCGCGATGATCTGCAGCAGGATCACGAGCGTCGTCGTGCGGCTGAGCAGCGGAATGGTGATGTAGCGGATCTGCGACCAGTTCGACGCGCCGTCGACGGCCGCCGCCTCGTACAGCTCGCGCGGGATGTCCTGCAGCCCGGCGAGGTAGAGCACGAAGTTGAAGCCGAGCGTCCACCACACGGTCGCGATCGCGATGCCGATCATGGCGGTGTTCGGGTTCGCGAGGATGCCGTTGCCCGGCGTCATGCCGAGCAGGTGCTGCAGGTACGCCCACAGGCCGGTGGCCGGGGTGAACACGAACACCCAGATGAGCGAGATGGTCGCGCTCGGCAGGATGAACGGCAGGAAGAACGCCAGCCGGAAGAACCACTGACCGCGACGGATGCGGTTCGTCAGCACCGCGAAGATGAACGCGAGGATGACGAGCGGCGGGGTCGTGTAGATGGTGAACTGGAGCGTGTGCCACATGGCGCTCCAGAAGTCAGGCCTGGTCAGCATCTCCGCGTAGTTGGCGAAGCCGGCGAACGAGCCGAGGTCGGTGTGCACCATCGAGGTGTTGAAGAAGCTCGCGACGATCATGTAGATCGTCGGGCCGATCAGGAACACCAGATAGAACAGGCCGAACGGCGCCATGAAGAGCCATCCGCTGCGGCCGTCGCCGCGGCGCAGCGGCGACACGGTTCGAGGGGCGGATGCCGAGCGGGACGCGCGCGGTTTGATGAGCGCGGCCGCTGGAGCTTGGGCGGTGGTCACGTCGTTGTACCTCCGTTAGTCAGGGGTTGGCCGAGGCCGGGTCAGAGGGGGCTCGGGGTGTTGAGGTAGATCTTCAGCTGGCTCGTGATCGACTCCCGCGCGGCCGCGGGCGTGGCCACGCCCTGCTGCACGAGGCCGAGCTCGGCGCCGACGATGCCCTCGAAGGTGGAGCCGGAGCCGCCGTACCACGCGGGGTCGTCATAGACGGCGTGGTCGGCTGCGGACGCGTAGTGCGCCTGCGGCACGAGCTTCTTGTAGGCGCCGCTGGTCTGCACAGGCAGGTAGGCGGGAACGTGGCCGCCCTGGGCCCAGGTCATGCTCTGGTCGAGCATCGACTTGATGAATCCCATGGCCTGCTTCTTCTGCTCAGGCGTGCGATCCTTCTTCGGAAGGATGAAGGTGTGGGAGTCCGCCTGCGCAGCGGGCTTGTCGTAGAGGGTGGGCACCGGCGCCATGTCGAACTTGAGGCCCTTCACGAGCTGCGCGGTCGTGAGCTCCCACTCGCCCTCGAGGTAGAGGCCCGCCTTGCCGGTGAACATGTACGACTGGGCGGTGCCGTAGTCGAGGCCGCTGTTGAGCCATCCCTTCTTCACCCAGCTCTGGATGCGCGAGGTGACGTCTTCGAAGATGTCCCAGTCGACGGTGAGCTTCGCCCCGTTGTCGGACAGGAACGGCGTCGCGCCCGTGTGCTGGTTGTACAGGGTCGTGAAGACGCGCCACGGGGTCGCGGTCTCACCCGCGACGTTCGCCGAGGTGATCGCAGGACCCTTCGTGACCTTGCTGATCGCGGCGAGCGCCGCCTCGAAGGTGTCCATCGAGTCGAGCTTGACGATCTGGCCATTGCTGCCGAGCAGCCCCGCCTTCGAGATCACGTCGACGTTGTAGAACATCACGAGCGGATGCGTGTCGAGCGGGATCGCGATGTTGTGGCCGTCGGTGATCTGCGCCTTCCACGGCGCCTGGCTGAAGTCGGAGGGGCTGAGGCCTACGAGCGCCAGGTCGTCCTCGGTGATCGGATCGAGGATGCCGCCCTCCCACAGCGGCTTCGCCCTGGTCAGGTGCGAGATCGCGACGTCGGGCGGCTTGTGGCCGACGGTCGACAGCGTGACCTTCGAGTAGTACGGATTCCCCCAGGCGAACGTCGTCGACTGCAGCGAGCTCGCACCGCCGTGCGTCTTCTGGTAGCCGGCCTCCATCGTCTGCATGCGGCTGCCGTCGCCGCCGCCGAACAGATTCCAATAGATCAGGGTCTTCGGGTTCAGCTGCGAACCCGCGAGCCCCGCGGTGACAGGCCCTGCGCAGCCGGCCAGTGCCGGAACCGCAAGGCCCGCGAGACCCGCAGCGAGGAATCCCCGCCTGGTGAGTCCCGATGCTTTCGCCATCTCGACCTCCTCGTCATGTGGCGCGCGCCCGCTTCTCACGGACGTTCGGCCTGAGCATTACATCGTTGGAATGCGAGCGCAAGGGTGAGTTGGTCGATAAGCTCTGGCCACGATGCGCGCAACCGTACGAGACGTCGCCCGGCTGGCCGGGGTGTCGCCGAAGACCGTCTCGAACGTGATCAACGGCGTCATTCCGGTGCGTGCAGAGACGCGTGAGCGCGTGGAATCCGCCCTCGCCGAGCTCGACTACGTGCCGAACATGTCGGCCCGCGGCCTGCGCAACGGGCGCTCAGGGAACATCGCGCTCGCACTCCCCGACCTCAGCACCGCGTACTCGGCCGAGCTGTCGCGCGGCTTCGTCGAGCTCGCTCACGAGCGCGGCTGGGCGATCCAGCTCGAGCAGAGCGGCAACGACCCGCACCGCGAGGTCGAACTCGTGTCGCGCGCACGCACGCACCTCGTCGACGGGCTGATCCTCAACCCGACACTGCTGTCGATGAGCGTCGTCGCCGGCAAGACCGAGCTGCCGCCGACCGTCGTCATCGGCGAGGTCGAGCCGTACGGCATCGACCAGGTGCACGTCGACAGCCAGGGTGCCGCGCGCGAGATGACGCAGCACCTGATCGACACAGGCCACCGGCGCATCGCGGTCGTCGGGGGGTCGGACGAGGGGTGGCGCTCTGCCACGAGCCTGCTGCGCATGCAGGGCTACCGCGACGCGCTGCAGTCTGCAGGCATCGCCGACGACCCGGCGCTCAACCTCGTGCCTGTCGAGTGGACGCCCGCGGCAGCGGCATCCGTCTTCACCGCCTTTCTCGACCGCCTGGCGGCCGAGGGCGGCGCGCTGCCCGACGCCGTGTTCTGCTTCACGGACTCGATGGCGCTCGGGGTGCTGCATGTGCTCGCGAAGCGGGGCATCAGTGTGCCGGGCGCGGTCTCGGTCGTCGGATTCGACGACGTCGACGAGTCACGGTTCGCGATTCCGGCGCTCACGACCGTCGGCTTCGACAAGCGCCAGATCGCGGATGCCGCGCTGACCGCCCTCGCGCGGCGCATCGCCGAGCCCCATGCACCCGCATCGGACATCGTGATCCCGCACCGGCTGGTGCTGCGCGACAGCGTCGCGGACAGGACGTGAGGCGCCGGTGCGACGCGCCGTCGGAACACGGACTTGCCCCTGGGTTTACAACGATGTAATGATCACACCATGACTTCAGCGCGGATCATCCTGGACCGAGATTTCACCGTCGGGCCCGTGCCGCGGCGCCTGTTCGGCTCGTTCGTCGAGCACATGGGCCGCTGCGTGTACACGGGCATCTTCGAGCCAGAGCATCCGACTGCCGACGAGAACGGCTACCGCCAGGACGTGCTCGAGCTCACCCGCGAGCTGGGCGTCTCGATCGTGCGCTACCCGGGCGGAAACTTCGTCTCCGGCTACCGATGGGAGGACGGCGTCGGCCCGGTCGAGACGCGCCCGCGCCGCCTCGACGGCGCCTGGCACACCGTCGAGACCAACGCCTTCGGCCTGCACGAGTTCGCCGGCTGGGCGAAGAAGGCCGGCGTCGAGGTGATGGAGGCGATCAACCTCGGCACCCGCGGCGTCGAAGAGGCGCGCGCTCTCGTCGAGTACGCGAACCACCCCGGCGGCACGTACTGGTCCGACCTGCGCGCGAGGAACGGCGCGAAGGACCCGTTCGGCATCACGGTGTGGAACCTCGGCAACGAGCTCGACGGCCCGTGGCAGATCGGCCACAAGACAGCCGACGAGTACGGCCGCCTCGCGCAGGAGGCCGGCAAGGCGATGAAGCTCGTCGACCCGTCGATCGAGCTCGTCGCGGTGGGCTCGTCGGGGCGCGGCATGCCGACCTTCGGCCAGTGGGAGTACACGGTGCTCTCGCACGCCTACGACGAGGTCGACTACGTGTCGATGCACGCGTACTACCAGGAGCACGACGGCGACGCGCTGTCCTTCCTCGCCAGCTCGAACGACATGGACGGCTTCATCGACGAGGTCGTCGCCACCGTCGACGCGGTGAAGGCCAAGCGGCACTCGAAAAAGCAGGTCAACCTCTCGTTCGACGAGTGGAACGTCTGGTATCAGCGCGGCCTCGAGTCCGAGGACCAGCCGCACGTCGTCGAGAAGCGCGGAATCTGGCGCGAGCACCCCCGCCTCATCGAGGACACCTACAACGTGACGGACGCCGTCGTCGTCGGCAGCTTCCTCAACTCGCTGCTGCGGCACGGCGACCGCGTCACCATCGCCAACCAGGCCCAGCTGGTGAACGTCATCGCCCCGATCCGCAGCGAGGAGGGCGGGCCGGCGTGGCGGCAGACGATCTACTGGCCGTTCGCCCGCATGGCAGAGCTCGCGACCGGTCAGATCCTGCGCACCGCTGCGAGCGGCGACCGTTTCGACTCGGCGCAGTACGGCGATGCGCCCGTCGTCGACGCGAGCTCGACCTATGACGAGGAGACCGGCCGGGTGGCCGTGTTCCTCGCGAACCGGGGGCTCGACGAGGCATCCGACGTCACCGTGTCACTGCGCGGCCTCGACGCGCAGCAGGTCACGCGCGCGGAGGTGCTCACGATCCCCGAAGGCGGCGACCGCTTCACCGCCAACACCGAGCTGCTGCAGGATGCCGTGGGCCTCACCCGCCTCGACGCGGTG
Proteins encoded in this window:
- a CDS encoding carbohydrate ABC transporter permease; this encodes MTTAQAPAAALIKPRASRSASAPRTVSPLRRGDGRSGWLFMAPFGLFYLVFLIGPTIYMIVASFFNTSMVHTDLGSFAGFANYAEMLTRPDFWSAMWHTLQFTIYTTPPLVILAFIFAVLTNRIRRGQWFFRLAFFLPFILPSATISLIWVFVFTPATGLWAYLQHLLGMTPGNGILANPNTAMIGIAIATVWWTLGFNFVLYLAGLQDIPRELYEAAAVDGASNWSQIRYITIPLLSRTTTLVILLQIIASLKIFDQVYLMTSGGPGISTQVALGLITGTAFTDNRVGAASAASVLLFILIVAVAVIRQLFDRAAARREA
- a CDS encoding extracellular solute-binding protein, with protein sequence MAKASGLTRRGFLAAGLAGLAVPALAGCAGPVTAGLAGSQLNPKTLIYWNLFGGGDGSRMQTMEAGYQKTHGGASSLQSTTFAWGNPYYSKVTLSTVGHKPPDVAISHLTRAKPLWEGGILDPITEDDLALVGLSPSDFSQAPWKAQITDGHNIAIPLDTHPLVMFYNVDVISKAGLLGSNGQIVKLDSMDTFEAALAAISKVTKGPAITSANVAGETATPWRVFTTLYNQHTGATPFLSDNGAKLTVDWDIFEDVTSRIQSWVKKGWLNSGLDYGTAQSYMFTGKAGLYLEGEWELTTAQLVKGLKFDMAPVPTLYDKPAAQADSHTFILPKKDRTPEQKKQAMGFIKSMLDQSMTWAQGGHVPAYLPVQTSGAYKKLVPQAHYASAADHAVYDDPAWYGGSGSTFEGIVGAELGLVQQGVATPAAARESITSQLKIYLNTPSPL
- a CDS encoding LacI family DNA-binding transcriptional regulator, translating into MRATVRDVARLAGVSPKTVSNVINGVIPVRAETRERVESALAELDYVPNMSARGLRNGRSGNIALALPDLSTAYSAELSRGFVELAHERGWAIQLEQSGNDPHREVELVSRARTHLVDGLILNPTLLSMSVVAGKTELPPTVVIGEVEPYGIDQVHVDSQGAAREMTQHLIDTGHRRIAVVGGSDEGWRSATSLLRMQGYRDALQSAGIADDPALNLVPVEWTPAAAASVFTAFLDRLAAEGGALPDAVFCFTDSMALGVLHVLAKRGISVPGAVSVVGFDDVDESRFAIPALTTVGFDKRQIADAALTALARRIAEPHAPASDIVIPHRLVLRDSVADRT
- a CDS encoding alpha-N-arabinofuranosidase; the protein is MTSARIILDRDFTVGPVPRRLFGSFVEHMGRCVYTGIFEPEHPTADENGYRQDVLELTRELGVSIVRYPGGNFVSGYRWEDGVGPVETRPRRLDGAWHTVETNAFGLHEFAGWAKKAGVEVMEAINLGTRGVEEARALVEYANHPGGTYWSDLRARNGAKDPFGITVWNLGNELDGPWQIGHKTADEYGRLAQEAGKAMKLVDPSIELVAVGSSGRGMPTFGQWEYTVLSHAYDEVDYVSMHAYYQEHDGDALSFLASSNDMDGFIDEVVATVDAVKAKRHSKKQVNLSFDEWNVWYQRGLESEDQPHVVEKRGIWREHPRLIEDTYNVTDAVVVGSFLNSLLRHGDRVTIANQAQLVNVIAPIRSEEGGPAWRQTIYWPFARMAELATGQILRTAASGDRFDSAQYGDAPVVDASSTYDEETGRVAVFLANRGLDEASDVTVSLRGLDAQQVTRAEVLTIPEGGDRFTANTELLQDAVGLTRLDAVTIDEGGEVRVTLPALSWAVVELAVRSA